ATCCAACATGGCTGATTTGAAAACCAGCAAGACGCACGAAAACCTGAAGTCTGCTTTCGCCGGCGAAAGCCAGGCCAACCGCCGTTATCTCTACTTCGCCAAGCAAGCCGACGTGGAAGGCTATCCCGACGTCGCCGGACTCTTCCGCGACACCGCCGAAGGCGAAACTGGCCACGCCCATGGCCACCTCGATTACCTCAAGAAGGTCGGCGACCCCGCCACCGGCCTCCCCATCGGCGACACTTCGATGAATCTCGAAGCTGCCATCGCCGGCGAGACGCACGAATACACCGACATGTACCCCGGCATGGCCAAGACCGCCCGCGAAGAAGGCTTTGCCGAAATCGCCGACTGGTTCGAAACTCTCGCCAAGGCCGAAAAGTCCCACGCCGGTCGCTTCACCGAAGGCCTCAAGTCGATCAGCTAGGTCCCGACACACGCGAATGCCCGTCATCAAAGGCGAACCTACGCCCGGACTCACCTACGATCCCAATGACGCGAAGTTTTGGGACCGCTCCGCCATGGAAGGCGAACTCGAACGCGCGTTCGAGATCTGCCACGGTTGCCGGTTGTGCTTCAACCTGTGCCCGTCGTTCCCGGCGTTGTTCAAAGCCGTGGATGGCCACGATGGTGACGTCCGGAAGATCACAGCCGCTGAAACGGACTATGTGATCGACATGTGCTACCAGTGCAAGCTGTGCTACGTGAAGTGTCCATACACGCCCGATG
This DNA window, taken from Bryobacteraceae bacterium, encodes the following:
- a CDS encoding rubrerythrin family protein — its product is MADLKTSKTHENLKSAFAGESQANRRYLYFAKQADVEGYPDVAGLFRDTAEGETGHAHGHLDYLKKVGDPATGLPIGDTSMNLEAAIAGETHEYTDMYPGMAKTAREEGFAEIADWFETLAKAEKSHAGRFTEGLKSIS